From the Manis pentadactyla isolate mManPen7 chromosome 15, mManPen7.hap1, whole genome shotgun sequence genome, the window CCACATTCCATTCTCAAAGGTCTCAGATAGTGCTGTGCAATTGAAATACAATGGAAAATACACGtgtcattttacattttctagcagtcgtatttaaaaatgtaaaaacaaacatgaataagcacatgaaaagatactcaacatcatgaatcattagggaaatgcaaatcaaaccacgaTGAGACATGACCTCACACCATTAGgatgaaaaaaaaggaagaaaacaaaacagaaaaaaagtgttGGCAGAGAGTGGAGAAATTGAACCtcctgtgcattgctggtgggaatgtcaaatgGTACCAGTTGCTTGGGAAAGAgttcagaggttcctcaaaaagctaagtaTAGAATTACCATAACATCCAGCAGTTCCATTTCTGTGTATATGCCTCAAAGCCTCGGAGCCAGGACTTAAACAGGTATTTGTACAACCTTGTTCATAGCAATGTtcttcacagtagccaaaaggtggacGCAACCCacgtgtccatcaacagatgaataggtAAACAAAACGTGGTAggcacatgcaatggaatattattcagccccaaTGGGAAGGAAAGGCTGACACATGCTGCACCATGAATGAAACCTGAacacattatgctcagtgaactaagccacaCAAGACTTGTACTGTATGATCCCCCTTATATGAGGTCCCTAgagtaggcaaattcatagagatgcAAAGCAAACTGGGGCTGCCAGGGATTGCGGAGGAGGGAATACGGGGTTGTTTAATAGGTACAGCTTCAAGTTTTGTAAAATGAAatgagttctggagatgggtggtggtgatgtttgcacaacaATGCAAATGAGCTTAACACTCCTGGATGGTACACTTAAGAATgattaaaatggtacattttattagcacaaaaatttttttaataaaacaggtGAAATTAGTTTTAGTAATAGTTTAATTATCCTAATATACTCAAAATATTCTCATTTCGACATATAATTCTTTTTAAGATTATtgaaatgttttatattatttttatcaacTAAGCCGTGGAACTTCAGCATGTATGTTACACCGATGGCACACTTCAGTTCAGAAGATCCACATGTACTCAGTAGCCATGTGCGGCCAGCGGCGACCATAATGGACAGCCTTGACCTAAAACCTTATCTGCAAGCATCCCATCCTATTTGCAAAGACCCGCATCCCCCTGCATCCCCGCTGCGGCTCGTGTGCACACATACCTACTGCTTCTCTGCAAACCAGCCAACAGCCCACAGGCCAGCGCCTCAGTCTCATCTCAGACATCTTAAGAGAAAGCACTTGCTCAGGGAATACGGGTCAATTCCAAATCGACTGTTAACAGGTTGATTTCACCTGCAAATGCCCCCTCCTCTTTGTGTAAATTTGCATCTCATTCGGAAGCATCAGGGCAGGAACTCAGATTGTCATTTCAAAGTCGGGGAGGTGGCGGTATGGGGCTGGGCAGGAGGCGGCCTGGTGTCCTTCCTCCTGCTTCCTCTCaggcttctcctcctcctcttcctccaggctctcctcctcctcttccaggaaggcaACCAATTCCTCCCTCAGGGTCCCCATCTCCAGCCCCAGGCGGCACAGCTGGCCCAGCAGCTGGATGTCCACTTGGCGGAGGTTCCCCTGCCGGTGGGAAAGGGGAGTCATAGGCACCCCACCAGAAGGCAAGGGGTCGGCGTGCCCCCTCCCGAACCTGGGTGGCAGCAGGTCCCAGCTCGAGTCCTGACAATGATTCTTTGCTTGACCAAACTTTAGTTAGGCTCCTGAACCACGTCCTAGGCCCATTTACCGCCTTGAAAAATCCAGTTTCAGCCCCAATCCCCCTCCTCTGTATCCAATCACTCTCATATCCAGTGGGTTCCTCATCCCTGGCCTCCTTCCAGCAAGAATCCTGTTAGGTTGGTTCAGCcagacccccacccacccctgagGTTTCCTCTTAGTGATTTTCCATCCACTGACTCCCCCCCTCTGCTCGTTGGCTATAAATTCCACTTGCTTGTGACGTATTTGAACCCAATCTCCCCCATCTAGTACAAAATCCTATCGCAGTGGTCCCTACACCTACCACCTTGCCATCTTTAATTGTAccataatcttttttttaacagcCCTGGCTTGAAGCATGTGGGCAAGGCCCCCACTGTGTCCCTGGACCCTGACTGCCATCCTGCTTCTCCCAGCATCCCTtgatctctgtctctctgtctctatctctccacttcaTTGTCCCTCCCAGACTCTACCTCTCTGTTTCTGAGTCTCAGTCCCTTTCTTATTTTATCTCCCTCtccttgtctgtctgtctctgtctttccatGTCCCAGTCTTTCTGTCTCTGCCtttgtctccatctctctctgtcagatTCAGCCGGAGTCTGTCTCTGTTGCACCCAGtctcttctttccatctctctctccctttctgggtctctctgtctctgtctctttcattcctgtctttctctttttgtctctctctctctctgttaatgtttttatttctctattcctgCCTCTCAGTTTCTGGctctttctattccatttactcgttcacatccccacccccagctcctgtcCCCCCAAATGCCTCACTCACCAGCTCCTCCCAGATCCACAGCAGACTCCCCCTGGCACCTCCAGTGTCCGCCCCCAAGGACACGAGGGCCTGGCCAGCCTTTCCCACTGGGGGGACCCCCCTCAGGGCACGTGGCAGTGGGCCcagtcccaggggcaccagccccGCCTGCCTCAGCTGCCTCCACTGCTCCATCGTCTCTGAGCAGTGGTGGCCAGGAGCAGGAAGTAGCAAGGTCCAGAGTGACCCCGTCCCCCCGGAGCGGGGGGTGGGGAGTAAAGGGCAGTGGGGGGGCCTGAACAGCCTCCCAAAGTCCATTCTCCAGTGAGAATCAGCAACCTCATGTGCGTTTTCTTCCTTCTaaagcctcccctcccctcccctacaagggcccagccccagctccccTGTGGGAGGTCACATCGCTGTCCCCTGGCCTCTTCTCAAGCCTGACCACTCACGGGTGGGCGCTCGGTGTCTGCGTGCCTGGCCTCACCTCCTCCCgccctctcctgggcccctcccaCCGCCGCTCCTTGGCCTCCTCCACTGCCCCCTCCTCCACTGCCCTCTCTATTTGACCTCTGGTTTGCCCCAGCTTGGCTCTTGCCTGTCTTCTCCCCTCAGGCCACCCTGGGCTTCCCAGCCAGTGTGCCTTAGGAGCCAGGGGTGGCTTCCAAGGGACAATCCCTCAACTGGAGTGCCACATGTTCAGGCTGCCGGCCCACAGCTGAGCAGCCAATTCTGCTGATGTTTGACTTGTCCACAGATATTACCACTTATCAGCCTGGATTCTGCCCTGAATCCAGGGCTGGGGCCAATGCAGGCTTCCCTCCACTAGAGTCCAGGGTGTTCAAACTCCATCTATAGATCATATATTCAAATATCCACCTCCAGAGACTCTACTCCTGACCTCTCTCCTGTGCTCCAGACGCCTAGTCAGCATCTCCAGCCAGGTATCGCAGGCATCTCCAGGGGAGTATGTCCACTACAGAGTTCTCAGGACTAACCCCACTGCTTTAGCTTcctgttgctgctgtaacaaatgacaagtgtagtggcttaaaacaacacagagctATTCTCTTatagttctagaggtcagaagtctaaaGTGGGTCCACAGGGCTgggtccttctggaggctctacaGGTGAATCTGTTTCCTAGCCTTTCCCAGCTTCCAAAGACTTCTGCACTCCTAGGCTCATCACTGCGACCTCTTGCGCCTATCATCACGTCTCTTGCTGACTGACCCTCCCACCTCCATCTAataggacccttgtgattacatgggCCCATCATAATTATCAAGGATAATTTCCCCATTCCAAGATCCCTAACTTCCTCACATCCTCCCTTTGCCATATAcagtaacattcacaggttccagggatcagGATGTGGCTCTTTGGGAGCAGGTGCTATTCAGCCCACCATGCCTCCCCTTCCAAACCTGCTCCTTTCCACTGTCTTCATCTCCACAAACCGCATCACTATTGTTTTAGCTTCTCAAACTATTGGATTGACCTTCAAAACAGGCGCATAATCTGAGCACTTCTCACCATTTACATTACCCCACCCCTGCTGCTGTCCCCAttcatctcttgcctggattaATTGCAGTAGACTCCCCTGCTTCTGCCCTTACTCTCTAAGGTCTGCTCCCCACCTGGCAGAAATGACGACAGACCAAATGTAAGTCAGATCATGGCACACCCCTGGGAATGGAATAAAACAGCTTCCTGCCCACCTCTCTGTCTCCTACCTCTCTGCTAGCTGCTTCCCAcccctgggcctttgcactggctattacctctgcctggaacattttTCCTCCAGATCTTTGTAATGGCCGTTTCCTTCTTATCCTTCACCTCCACTTAAATGCCACCTCTTCAGAAAGGCCTTTGCTGAAGGCCCTGTGCCCCAGTCACTCCCTATTATATTGCTGCTGTTACTTGCCTCATCAAATACTGTCAGAATTTGTCTTGCTTAGTCATTTGTTTCTTATCCATCCTCTCCCTGACAGGAGTGTTGACTTTCTGAGGGGGGCTTGGACTGTCCTGGTCACTGTGGTAAACTCAGCATCCAGAACAGTGCCTCCAtgtggtaggtgctcagtaaatatttatccaACGAATGAATACCACCAGACGTCACACTGAATCTTCACACTCAATCTTCCCACTGAGCTCTAGCCTTGAACTCCAATGTGAAATCGCAAACATATCACAAAACCAGTCCTGAGATCTCACCTGTCTCCTACCCTGAAATCTAACCTCACCACCCATTCGACTTTTCCCTTCCCTGGCCCTGGTTTAAAAAACGAAGTGTTTCTCGGTCACATCATTCCCTCTTTTAAGGAGGTAGCGAGAGACAGCTGGAGGAACAGGGAAATTCAGGGCGACTGAGTTCAGAGGGAAGGGAAGGTACTCTAACAGGAAGGACCGCCCGCCCTCTCCTAGGAAGTGGCTAGTCTCATTTGAAGGTCCGTGGGAGGGCTCTCCGAGCAGCCCCCAGCGCGTGCACCTTTAAGAGGAGGACTGGAAAACGAGGGGGCGTGGCCATAAAAGCAGTCTTAGACTGAACCAAAGGGGTGGGACAAGAAAAGGCCGGCCCCTTCCGGTTATGTAACTGTTGCAAAATGGCGGCGCCCAAGGCGGTAGGTGACCCGAGCGCCTAGGGCCCCAAAATTGAAGTCGACTCTGCTGCCTCCACCTTCAGCGCCTGTGTCGGCGCTCAAGGAGCAAAGAGCGAGAGGGAGCAGGAGGCCTCTCCCGCCAGGCCCAGGCTCGTAGCGCAGAGTTGCTCCTGGGGAACGAGAAGGGTCGGTGCGGGTCACAGCAGAGGAACTCTGGAGAGGAAGCAGGGCGGGGACTTAGCGGAGAGAAACCAATGAGGAAGCAGGGGGGCGTCCCGAAGATGGCACACTCAGCGAATCACAAGGAAGGAGCCGACTGCGGGCACAGGGAGTTGGGCCCGCGGGAATGGGACCAGAAAGGGAAGAGGATTGGGAAGAGATTGGCCGGAAAACTGGTATTTGAGGACAAAGTGTAGAAGACCCAAAGATACAGGATACCggggaggaaaacatgggagagTTTGGAATTTTGATGGACGACCAAAGGGATGATGGGGGTTGGGGACAGGAATCAAGAGGTGAATTTGGGAGTTCcaagggaaggaggtgggggaaaTTAAGGGGAGAGTTTGCAATGTTCGTGGAGAGAATTTGGGAAGAATTGTGTAAAATCGAGGaatgaattttggggagaaatTAAGGAAGGGTTTGGGAGCATTAAGAAGTTAAGGATGGTATGGAGAGAAATTAAGATTACATTTTAAGGAGCGACATAGTTATTCAGGAAGACTCCCTAGAGAATTGGATAAAATTaggcggggggggggggttgtGGGAAATTAAGAGATCAGATAATAGAGATGTTGAGAGAAAAATAGTGTTTTGGGGAAAAATAAGGGTGAGAATTTGGGAAAAATTAGATACGATTAAGGGGAAGAACATGGGGAAATTGGGAGGATCCCAAAGGCAGAATGTGGAAGTTCTGCAAGGAGCATTTCATGAGCCAGGAAGCAATAAGAGAGCGGAGATTCGTGCAGCAGCAAGAACAGGGGGATCTGCCTTTCTGTCAGGAGAATCCAGGGTGAGCgcctcttctctcctcctccccagTTCCTGCACGTGGTAACCCCGATATGGAACAAGGGTATCCAGGGCAGCTGCCGCCTGAGCAGAGCTGTGGCCCCAGAAGGCAATCAGCAGAAGGGGAGAACACTGCTCCAGTTCCTGGCGGACCACTTTTATGACATACAGGCTCTGAGGGAGTACCTGCTCCAAAGGCAGACATTGAAAGTGCACCAGAAAAACCGGTGAGAACCCCTGGCCCTCAAGACCCCGCTGCTCAGGCTTCCCCAGTCAGAGCTCAGGTCTGGCCCCCACTGCTCCCAGGCAGCCTGGTGGCCTCCAATGCCAACTTGTATCTTCATCTCCAGCCTACACCTTCCCAAGGACTCTAGCTCATATGGGCAAACTGCTCCCCACCATCTCCTCTTAGAGGTCCAGCTGGTACCTCAAACCTAAGATGGCTAACAGCAAACCCTTGATTTCCTCCTAAAATAGCCTGTTCACCCACAAGCCTTCCCCATCCCAGGGAATAACACCATTGCCCACTCAGTTGTTTAGGCCAAATTCTAAAGTGTCATCCCTGATTCTTCTCTGCCCTCCACATCCAGtccatcaacaaaatattaagacTATCACCTCCACTGTAGCCTTGCTACAACCCCTCCATCTTGTGCAGTAATCTCCTACCTGGTACCCTTAACCCCTCCAGTCTCGAACAGTCTACGAAGGAGACAAAGGACTCGAAATTAATAGAGAACATTACCACTTTGTTTAAAATCCTCAGATGGTTTCTGATTGCAACTAGAATAAAAGCCAAATTCCTGGGCCTAAAACCTGGCCCCTACGAGCTTTGAGACCCTCTCAGGGACTCCCCTCACCCCACCAACATGGCACCCTAATCACTGTTGGTGCAGCCATCCTGATTCAAGCCCCGCAGCCTGTGCACTAGCTGTCCCCTCAGCCTGGTAGGCTCTTGCCATGACTTTAAAGTTTCTTCCCACCATTCAGATCTCTGCCCAAGTGTCACCTTCTTTAAGAAGCATTTCTTATCACCCAAACCAAACTAGTCTCTTCCATTCCTACCCGACCCACTCCTAGTCAGTCCTCCTGTGATTGCCACCACAGAGTTGATAGTCTCTGCTCTTTGCTCTCACTTCCTGGTTTGTTACCTGTGTTTGCTGTACAATAGCCTCACAAGAACAGGGCCGGTCAGCTATCTTAGCTACCACTGTCCCACAGTGGCCAGCACCtagtagacactcagtaaatatttgcagcCTGACTCAGTCTGGGTGCAGTGAACTCTGACCTCCTCAGCAGCTCCCAGGCCTCACCTGTGGTCCCTGTTCTCTTGGCAGATCCTTTACCTACATCAAGGAGTACTACGGCCCCTATGTCGCCAGCGCCTATTTCATCCTGAAGCAGGGAGGTGCAGTCAAGTATGATACCAGCGGCGTCAGAACAGGGCTGGGGGATTAGAGCATCTAAGCCCTGGGCTCGTCCATCAGACAGGCTTCCGTATGAGCCCCCCTCTCTGCCCTCTTCAGGCTCTGGGGCTTGGGACTTATTCCTGAGCttgttttgtcatctgtaaaatgggatggtaGTTGTATCTAACCTACAGGGTTTGCTGTACAGATTCAAACGCATTTTGCAAAATTTACACACTGGCGTAGCTCAGGCCCTGTTCgtgttttctttccttgttcctcctcctcttttccccTTTTTATGGGAAAACATGGTTCATGTAGACTTCATCTTGGTTCTAATTGAAATTTACATTTGGTTTGAGCATATCTCCTAGCACCTTCCATAGAAAATAGTACACATGTACAGATGTCTCAACTTTTGCCCATGTCTGAGGGTTCTTGTATTATAGTTTCTTTTCTCATTGTAATCCCTCCAACGCTCAGCTTCCAGGTATGTAAAATTGGCTGAACATTCTATCTTGGATGGGATTGTCAGGGGGCCCTTAGTTTCGGGCCTGATGTAGAGTAAGTGCCCCAGACAGTCCAAGCATTTTATTTTCTGGGGACAGGGAGCATTCTCAGGAGGTGGGAGTCCTGGGTGGGGCAGGGCACCCTGCCCACTCGCCCTTGCTCCCCTTTCAGGTTTCAGGGTAAGGAGTGGACCCGGCCAGACAGGCAAGGCCGCATCTCCCCCGAGATCCTGGAGTTCCAGGCAGTGCCTGTGGAGGCCGTTGACGCCAGTGGATGTGTCATCAACTACCAAGGCCTGGACAACATCTGTGAGGGGATGGGGGCTGGAGATGGGCAGGGCTCTGTGCCTTCCCTCCCGAGGCGGGCTCCAGAGGGGCCCTCAGTGCCACCTGCCTTTGCCCCCACAGTGGTCCTGAAGGGGCTCCGGTCCCTGTGGCTGCAGCGCTGTCCCCATGTGGACGACTGGTGTCTCAGCCGCCTCTACCAGCTGGCTGACTCGCTGCAGGAGCTCTCACTGGCTGGCTGCCCCCAAATCTCCGAGCGGGGCCTCGCTTGCCTCCACCACCTCCGGTGAGACCTCAGGGCCCCACAGACATGGACAtggggagctgggaggggccCAGTGGGCTCGCCCATAGCTCTGCCTGCAGGACAGACCCagattgtgcatgtgcgtgcaCACAGATGAGCAGCCACAGGGACTCTGGGAGTATGAAAGGTCTCCTAGTTCTTCCATGTGTTTTAATGAAAATGCTATGATGTTTACACTGTTGCAGAGCAATAGGAGCCGGAGATACCTGTAATCACGTGAATTTCATGTAGTTGTACAGCTGAAGAtggttacatacacacacacacactctctctctctctctcccccctccccccttaTGCAAGCCTCCCCTTTTTCCTCTCCCAGGAACCTGCACAGGCTGGACATCTCAGACCTCCCTGCCGTGTCCAATGCGGGCCTCATGCAGATCTTGGTGGAGGAGATGCTGCCCAACTGTGAGGTTCTGGGGGCTAACTGGGCTCGGGGCCTCAAGTTGGGGCCAGAGGAGCAGTCTCGGGACACAGCCAGCCccgtccccacccccagctaGCCTTCAGCCTGTTCCCCATCAAGCTGGATCTCAGTGGGGCTATGTGCAGTGTCTGCAGTCTGGCTTCCAGTTGGTTCACGCAGGGTGAGGGTGGGGCTGGATGAGGTGTGCCACCAGCAGGTCTGAGGGAAGGGGAGCATGACATCGGGCTACCTCAGGGGGGCACTACTCCTGGCAGCCCCTTCCACTCAGTATCTCTCCTCCCAGTGCCAGTAACTTCTTCCTGCCTCTTCAGGCCTGGGGAGGCACGGGCCGCCAGAGGAGCCCCCTCGTGGTTTCCCCACACCTTGCCCACTGCTGTGGCAACGGACTCTTGACACTTGAGTGTGCTATTTCCCACTGGGATCCAGACTGACACAGGGGCTCTGCCCTGTGGGGGCCGCGGCCCACACTCACTAAATGCCAGTAGCATCCAAGTCCCAAGGTGTTCCCGCGTAGAGGTGTACTAGCTCTGCTCCAAATTCAACTTTTGTTTGCTCTGTGAAAATTGccatgggcctttgaaatcggtttCCTTTGCTAACTGGCATGATGGGGCTGCCAGTAGAGGGCGTGCGAGACATCTGAGGAGGAAAGCCTCTGCTTCCCGTCCCGCAGGTGATCGCGCTCAGCAGGCTCCTGCCCCGGCGCCCCCCTGTCCGGCGGGCAGCTGGAGGAGGAGCGCTTCCCGGGGGACACCTCCCTGTGAGCGATTCTGCCAGGCCCCAAAAGGTGGATTTCCCATAAATTCCGAGGAACCTTCCCAGTGAATCCCCTGATTATTTCAATTTGCTGTTAAAGTCGCTGACTCTTATATTAAACTACCTGTTGAAGTTACTCGGTGGTTTTTCTCTTCCTGATTGGATCCAAATGGATACAGCATTGGCCCCTGGAGTGTTGTGGGGATACTCACAAAGACAGGATCTGGGGGTTGGCTTGGTCCTGTCTGTGGCATGAGCACAGTATGAAGGGAAATGGGATATTAGAAGTCCATGGCATGTGCTGACATCTGTTGACCTCTCACCGTGGGTTGTGGGCTCCCCTGTGACTGCTGCACTTAAGGCTGTGGCAGTAATGACATCTCTAAGGGTAGGGGCTGGATGGATTCTTTGGCATGGCCTCAAATGCTTACAAATAAATGGTGACAAGCTCGGGTCTGTTCACACAGGTCGAGTCACCACTTCAGAACTGGAGAGCTTCCTTGAGAGTCCCGAAGTTTGTACTCCTTGCAGCCACAGGGCTGAAAGTGCTGAAAATACAGCACAATACAGGTTTGCATGGTTGCCAAGTGACAAAGGATGAATTCCCAGTCTTGACGTTTCTCATGTGAAAGGACGCTGGCTGGGTGGGGCCCCTGAAATCTGGAATGGAGTCATCCAGCTGAACCCAGAGGAAATCTGGAGCCCCCAAGTCACTTGTGACTCCCTTTCCAGTATCTGAGACCAGCAGCCTTCCTGTGCTTGCAAGCCCTGTCGCCTGGGCAAATGCCTTGGAAGGGGGTATCCGCTCTTAAGATTCACCCTGGCGCCCCCTGCTCTCAAAAGATCTGTAAATACCAAGGGTCAAATCTGAGCATGCTCCAGGGCACAGGTGCTCACTGTGGCCCATCAGCCCCCGCATTAAAAGAACTACAACACCTGCGAATACGTGTGTAGGCAGACACCAGGGCGTGGGTGCAGGAGTGGGTTCTCGGGTTAGAGAAGCGAGGATGGACATAACACCACCTGGCCAAGTCCACTGTGTGGAGGGCACTTAACTAGATTCTGGCAATGACCCAGTGTGGCCAGGGGTGAGGATGGGGTGGTGTCTCACAGCCTTCTCGGTTGGCTAACTGGAACTCGGCCTCAACAATGGCCTACGGTTACTGAGGTGAGAAGCCAGAACTACCCTGGCACAATCTGAGAGGAGGGTCCAGGGCTTAGGGGGGCAGGAACCTTGGACAAAGTTGGTCCTATTTGAGCTGCACAGCCATCACCAACCATTGTCCCCAAGAAGGCACCACTTGTGCTTCAATCATTCTCCATATTTTACTTTCCCTGTTCCAGTTGCCATGtggtttctctctcctgcctggACCCTGCCTGATGCACACAGCAACCAAAACTGCACCCTGACATTCCCAGCTGCCCCCAGGAGAAGCAGTGTCACCCATGGTCCAAGAACCTCTGTAGCCCTGGGATGAGCCAGGAGAGCTCAGGGGCCCTGACACCCCCCATTCTCTTCCAGCtccggtgggggtgggggtgggggtggctgggcttGGAGACCTCCTCGAGGGGTCTGTCATTTTCCCTGGCTGTCGTTTCCCACTCTGGCTTTTATTCCATTAATGTTCCCCACCTGTCTGTATTCTCTTCCTCAAGCTGGTCCCACAGGCTCCATTATTCAGACTTGGAGCGGAGATCAGTGCTGGATAGATAACTGTGCTATTGACACCCTGGGTTCCTGAGATGATCCGACAGGGGATGGGTGGTGGGGTTCAGGCCAGGCTCAGTGGGAGGCCCTTAGGCCCACCCCAGGTTCGAGGAGGTCTGGGAAGAGGAATCCCCACCTGCCAGCCTCCATAGAGAGCTGACGCAGCCCCAACAGCAGGTCTCCGGAGGACAGGGAAGTAAACACAAGCAGGCTCCCTCCCGTGTCCCTAGGGGCCGGATGTGAGTGTTCCCGGAGTCGCCGTGCAGCTGCGGGCGGGGCCAGGACCCCAGGGCGGACGGATTCCCACCCCGGCGGCCCAGGCACCAGAGAGGATGGTGGAGGTGCGGGCGTCAGCCCAGCCCGAGGGCTCCTGgggcccgc encodes:
- the ERICH4 gene encoding glutamate-rich protein 4; amino-acid sequence: MDFGRLFRPPHCPLLPTPRSGGTGSLWTLLLPAPGHHCSETMEQWRQLRQAGLVPLGLGPLPRALRGVPPVGKAGQALVSLGADTGGARGSLLWIWEELGNLRQVDIQLLGQLCRLGLEMGTLREELVAFLEEEEESLEEEEEEKPERKQEEGHQAASCPAPYRHLPDFEMTI